One genomic region from Magallana gigas chromosome 3, xbMagGiga1.1, whole genome shotgun sequence encodes:
- the LOC105329942 gene encoding uncharacterized protein gives MEGYSFDSFLMVRLILCLIVCPYVWGNLFKEVSSCPSSKEEWRLRSEKKQCKEPIPDFMCAAIENQPGRFGEICTVVGLTSKGKCVVLDADTYNLNFVRCYATSGCPPNAYISYDLYKYPVCYNYSRETTTSTSTTGAGQDEQITNRNPENTKRDGSVHAIAISTFTVFLSVLFVFLMLLMKKRRSEPKNDLENNEADEPTFLLNADNKLEALCTHKISILGGYMKFQLVKLSKIKNLRFHMVTHSESLKLHFKENFDRMMNSSAVDWTTFDLDTVYTILTNFCGITPPDRGWGYKPTDEDISEGADIERIRIFVNEYLDNKMFKVEEADQIIERRKEVDSPDIIDFDHETKINYPKNVATVQGAKHVLSNFYPCDLKIFGENFKSAEQAYQLTKAIRTGNLVAADKIRDAKSALECKIIGNTVTNTPQWRDEADDVMEKILCAKIDQLKEMNDLLASSRPHTIFAHSVYDLYWGTGLDSEKTVHTAPDAWPGQNKFGKLLQRLADK, from the exons ATGGAGGGATACAGTTTCGATTCTTTTTTAATGGTTCGACTAATACTTTGTTTGATAGTATGCCCTTATGTTTGGGGTAACCTTTTTAAAGAAGTATCATCATGTCCGTCAAGCAAGGAAGAGTGGAGACTTCGATCTGAAAAGAAACAATGTAAAGAGCCTATACCTGATTTCATGTGTGCCGCCATTGAAAACCAGCCAGGACGGTTTGGAGAAATATGTACAGTTGTTGGTCTTACAAGCAAAG GTAAATGTGTAGTTTTGGATGCAGACACGTACAATTTAAATTTCGTTAGATGTTACGCAACTTCCGGCTGTCCACCAAATGCATACATATCTTATGATTTGTATAAAT atcCAGTGTGTTATAACTACAGCAg AGAAACGACTACTTCAACTTCGACAACTGGAGCTGGACAAGATGAACAAATTAC GAATAGAAATCCTGAAAATACCAAACGAGATGGATCTGTTCACGCAATTGCTATCTCTACGTTCACAGTATTTCTTTCTGTTctatttgtatttcttatgcttttgatgaaaaaaagaagatcTGAACCAAAAAATG ACTTGGAAAACAATGAAGCAGACGAGCCTACATTCCTGTTAAACGCAG aTAATAAATTAGAGGCACTGTGTACacataaaatatcaatcttAGGAGGATATATGAAATTTCAACTTGTAAAACTAAGTAAAATTAAGAACCTTCGATTTCATATGGTCACGCATTCCGAATCGTTAAAACTCCATTTCAAGGAAAACTTCGATAGGATGATGAACTCAAGTGCCGTAGATTGGACTACGTTTGATTTGGATACTGTATACACCATTCTGACAAACTTTTGTGGCATAACACCTCCGGATCGGGGCTGGGGCTACAAACCAACAGATGAGGACATTTCTGAGGGAGCAGACATTGAAAGAATAAGAATCTTTGTGAACGAGTATTTggataataaaatgtttaaggtCGAAGAGGCTGACCAGATTATCGAAAGAAGGAAGGAAGTTGATTCACCTGATATTATTGATTTTGATCACGagacaaaaataaatt ATCCAAAAAATGTTGCTACCGTCCAAGGCGCAAAACATGTGCTATCGAATTTCTATCCATGCGATCTTAAGATCTTTGGAGAAAACTTCAAATCTGCAGAGCAGGCCTACCAGCTAACCAAAGCTATTCGTACTGGCAACCTTGTGGCAGCAGACAAAATTCGAGATGCCAAGTCGGCTTTGGAGTGCAAGATAATTGGCAACACCGTTACTAATACCCCACAGTGGAGGGATGAAGCTGATGATGTCATGGAGAAAATATTATGCGCAAAGATTGATCAGTTAAAGGAAATGAATGATCTTTTAGCTTCCTCCAGGCCTCATACCATCTTCGCCCACTCCGTATACGATCTCTACTGGGGCACCGGCTTGGACTCCGAAAAAACCGTGCATACTGCTCCAGATGCATGGCCCGGTCAGAACAAGTTCGGCAAGCTGTTACAGCGTCTTGCGGACAAATGA